The DNA segment GCCTGTGGTCGGCGTCCCAGCCTGCAGTCCCCACAGCTGGCGCCGAAACCTGGAGCAGGGGCTGTCTAACAGATCGTAGGGGTCATAGAATGGTGACTTTCTCCAGGGGAGGCCTGGATTAGTGACCTCAGTAGTGGTCTCAGGTAGGGCTGAGTGGAGGACAGGTGAAGTCTGTAAGACCCTTTCTAATCCTATTCCCCAAGAAGTGGCAAACCCACACCACCAGAAACTTACCTGCCAGTCCCAGGCCATGGTATACTGTGTTCCACTGGGAGCAGATCCTGTGGTCAGGACAGAAACAGTTGGACTTGGATGGTGCTGACTAGTTGCTTTGGGGTTACCATGGTGTAGTCTCTGGGTCCATTGCTCCTGGCATATTCAGTTATAATGTGGAAGGCTCAAGTTAGCCTCCTAGTTCACATGTCAGAGAGCAGATTTCCTGTCTCACTTGCTGGCTAAGTAGTCCATCCATCCTCCGCTTAGCCCGGCAGCAGGGGAGGAGGGCTCTAGGGCTGGTGGAAATGCCAGTGTCTATGTCATCTTTTACAGGCCAGCTCCTGAGTCTCATGGCCCATAAACTGGTTTCCTTGGTCGCTATTGCAGCGCTTTCCCCATACGGGCGTGCAGCCATCAGCAAGCCCTCTCGTGGTTTCCACTGGATTTATCCAGATGCTGTTGGATTACGGGCCAGTCACTGCTGTCCACCAGCGCAATCACCCCAGACCCACCTATCAGTGTGCCAAGCCTCTCAAGGCCAGCCTCTCCTGTATTTCTTGGGAAACATTTTCAGGAAACTTCCCAAAGAGATCTCAGTCAAGAGGGATAGGAATCACCAAGGCTCCAATAATTTGCTGATATCTTTTCCATTCTAAATATTCTTTCATATctaattttattcacttttttagAAGTTTTCTTATCAAGCATACTCAAAACTGTGTAAGCCTCAGACCCCACAATCAGATGTGTGCCCACTTAGGTGATATCCATTAAGTCCTTGTATGGAGAACGGGCCTGGGACAGGGTTTGGAGGAAACACGGAATCAACGTAGGGGAGAACTGAGGTTACTGGGGACGTGGGGGCCCTTGTGCTTTGAGAGGCCAAGGCTGGAGCTGGCTTACTGAGTTAAGATTGTGCAGATTGTGACCTGCTGAGTGAGGGGGGGCGGCAGGCAGCACCTTCAGTATCCAGCTCCCACTCTGGGGGGGTGAAACCCATGGAGTCCTTTTGATTGAaggcagttgggcttccctgccaatgcaggagacgcaagagatgcgggttcaatctctgggtcaggaagatcgcctggagggtcctttggagaaggaaatggctacccactccagtattcttgcccagaaaatcccatggacagaagagcctgacaggctacagtccatggggttgcagagtaggacacaacttagcaactaaataagtCTCTATACATCCCCACCAAGGACGTGAAATCACAAAATTCATTATTTCAGATCCCGGAAGCCAGGGGGCCTGACGAGCCAGACGGGCCATGCTCATCCCAGGTCCTGCGCAGGAGCTATTGAGCAGGACAGCAGGCATCTGTTACTCCCAAGGCGGTGGGGGCAGAGGTCACTAACTTCTCATGGGTGTAGAAGGTGCCTGGGAAAAGCAAagcagtcagtcactcagtcgtgtccaactctctgcgaccccatgaatcgcagcacgccaggcctccctgtccatcaccaactcctggagttcactcaaactcatgtccattgagtcagtgataccatccagccatctcatcctctgtcatccccttctcctcttgcccccaatccctcccagcatcagagtcttttccagtgagtcaattcttcgcatgaagtggcccaagtactggagtttcagctttagcatcattccttccaaagaacatccaggactgatctcctttaggatggactggttggatctccttgcagtccaagggactctcaagagtcttctccaacaccacagttcaaaagcatcaattctttggcgctcagttttcttcacagtccaactttcacatccatacatgaccactagaaaaaccatagccttgactagacggaactttgtaggcaatataatgtctctgcttttcaatatgctatctaggttggtcataactttccttccaaggagtgtctttttaatttcatggctgcaatcaccatctgcagtgattttggagccccaaaaaataaagtctgactctatttccactgtttccccatctatttcccatgaagtgatgggatcagatgccatgatcttcgttttctgaatgttgagctttaagccaactttttcactctcctctttcactttcatcaagaggctttttagctcctcttcactttctgccataagggtggtgtcatctgcatatctgaggttattgatatttctcccggcaatcttaattccaacttgtgcttcttccagcccagcatttctcatgatgtactctgcatagaagttaaataagcagggtgacaatatacagtcttaatgtactcctttccctatttggaaccagtctgttgttccatgtccagttctaactgttgcttcctgacctgcatataggtttctcaagaggcaggtcaggtggtctggtattcccatctctctcagaattttccacagtttattgtgatccacatagtcacaggctttggcatagtcaataaagcagaaatagatgtttttctggaactctcttgctttttccatgatccagtggatgttggtaatttgctcgctggttcctctgtcttttctaaaatcagcttgaacatctggaagttcacggttcacatattgctgaagcctggcttgcagaattttgagcctAACTTTACtggcatatgagatgagtgcaattgtgaggcagtctgagcattctttggcattgcctttctttgggattggaatgaacactgaccttttccagtcctgtggccactgctgagttttccaaatgtgctggcatattgagtgcagcactttcacagcatcatctttcaggatttgaaatagctccactggaattccatcacctccactagctttgttcatcgtgatgctttctaaggcccacttgacttcacattccaggatgtctggctctaggtgagtgatcacaccatcgtggttatcttggtcgtgaggatcttttttgtgtagtctTTTTGTGCAGTGAGGAGGGTTACCACACTGTAAAATGCCTCAGCAGCAACTCTGAAGAACAAAGCTGCTTTCCTTAAAAGCTGTTTTTCTCATCACAGTACAGCCTACGATTGTGTGTCTCCTGTCCAGTGCAGATGTCTTGTGGGTTCTAGGAACAGGAGACTATAAAGCTTCTGGTGGTTGGGTGGTGAGGCAGAGACCCTCAAAGATTAAGGGCTGAGGCCTGCAGGAGTCATGCGACTTGCCCAAGGCTAAGTGCCAGCCCCCCAAAAACCTGCCGCCACCTCCACCCAAAGGACACcctctctgcttcagtttctAGAAGGCGCTAGCAGCATGGCTTGGGGGCTCCATCTGTAGACGCCCTCTGCCGGCCCCAGCCCCGCAACCCTCAGCCTCCTCCAAAGAGAGCTGGGACCCCCAAACTCAGGATCCTGAGTGGCACAGATGGCCAGGGGGCAGTGGCAGCACCTGCTTTCAGCCAGACAGGGCCGAGCAGGCCCTTGGGGTCAGCCCAGGGCTCCTGCCAGGCCCCAGACCAGCCACTGCCCTGCTCCAgggtccctcctcctcctgcctcccaaaTTCACACCCCAAGGAAGCAGAGCAGCCAGTGGGGCTTGGCTCCACACTGCCTTTATTCGCATTGCTCACCCCTGATGCTGCCAGCTGACAGGACTGACCGGGGCTGGGGGACCCCTACATAAAAGCAGGATTTGAGGCAGAGTCCCTGGGAgcacaggagaggagaggagggccgGGAAGGCGAGATAGCCCCCCTGAGCCCCTCGCAAGCATGCAGGCCAGCAATGCCAGGAAGCGAGGCTGTGTGCCTGGAACTGGTGCTGGGGTTGGGGGCATCTTGCCAGAACAAGGCCCCCTTTCCTGGGAGCAGGGCCGCTGGCGGCAGGTGTGGATTCAGGCTGAGACACGCTGACGAGAGCCCCACGATGTCTGCCTCTAGTGAGTGCAAGTACCTGAGAACTCTGCCTTCAGCGGCTGCTCAGAAACCTTGGGCAGGTGAACGAAGCGGATGCCACGATCCTGAAGGCGGGACAGAGACCGAGTTCCCGGGAGAGGAAGGTGGCTGGGAACGACCACTGCCAGACCCCAAGATCAGGCCGGCAGCTGGGGGAGGGCTGGCTCTGGCTCCCAACCCCACGCAGCCTGCGGCAGGGTGAGGATCTGGGGTGCACATACCCCTCCCAGGGCCGAAGAAGGCAGGGACAAGGAGGAACCATTCACCCCTCCCAAGGCTGCCCTGAGAGGAGATGGCAACCAGCCCACAGCCGACTTGGGACCCGTCGGCGGCGGCCCGTCTGCTGCAAACATGGCCCAGGCAAGGGGGTGCGTTGCAAATGAGTACACCGCAGGTTCACGGAGCCCCTGCGGCCTGGCCTcagggtcaggtggtctgaggGGTGAGCCGGGTGGTAGGGACAGGCTAAGTTCCCTCCCGACCTCTGCCCCACCCAGGCCTCTCCCCCTGCGGCTGCCAGGAGACACCCAGGAGGAAGAGACAGCCCTGGGCAGTGAGAGCGAGAAGGCCCGACTCCAGCGTGCACGGGAAGGCCGGGGCCAGCTCTTGGTCTGGACACACTGCCTCAGACTATATCCCATCACGAAGAAAAGCTAAACCGAATGGAAacttaaccacacacacacaccccccccccaccccaccccctatcCACAGGCACCAGGCATGCTCTCACCCACACTCTCAGCTGTGGGCTACACACGTGggtgcgcacacgcacacactccgCACACGCAGACGCCTTCGGCCGTCCGTCCCCAGTGggtgcgcacacgcacacactccgCACACGCAGACGCCTTCGGCCGTCCGTCCCCAGTGggtgcgcacacgcacacactccgCACACGCAGACGCCTTCGGCCGTCCGTCCCCAGTgggtgcacacgcacacactccgCACACGCAGACGCCTTCGGCCGTCCGTCCCCAGTGGGTGCGCACACGCATACACTCCGCACACGCAGACGCCTTCGGCCGTCCGTCCCCAGTGggtgcgcacacgcacacactcccGGCACTCTCCACCGTCCATCTCCCGCCCACAGAGCACCAGGGGCCGGTGCCCAGGACTCAGTACTGGCTGCTGGCGTGGAGGGTGTAGAAGGCCCAGGGCTCGGGGGCATAGATGACGCCCGGGTACTTCTTCCTGAGGACGGGGTCATTCCACAGCCAGGCGACCCACAGCGCCACGAGCAGGAGGGCGAGGGCGAAGGAGTAGAAGAGGAAGAGGCCGTTGCTGTCGAGGAAGAGGCGCTTCCGCTTCTGGTGCAGGACGAGGGCCAGCATGGCAAAGGCGGTGAAGATGAAGAGGATGAAGATCTGGCCCTCGGTGACCAGGTACCTGAGGAGGCAGGCGGGCAGTGAGGGGTGGGGGCCCCTGCTGCCCAGCGTTCCGCCCTCTGCCAAGCGCCAGGCTGCCCTCCCAGCCGGTCAGGAGAGCGCGTCAAGTGAGGGGCTCCGCTCCGAGCCATGGCCAGTCCGCAGCATTCCGATTTGGCTTCTAGAATTACTGTTTTTCAAAAAGTCGAGTTTGTTGCCAATATTTAAATAACAGATTACCTGCCCACGTGGCGTTCTGATTTCCCTGCTAACGTTAGGTTTGTATTCCCACATGACAATAACTGACACGGAAAAAGCAGCTGCTCAGAGGCAGCATGGTCCCGCAGCTTGCCACAGTCCCCACCACTCCCTACTGCCTCACTTGATGCCTACTTGATACATTTCTATCACCAGTTTAGTTCCGAAAGGCATCTGAGTTTGGGGGCGCAGTCTCAGTGTATGGGGTTGTCATGACTGTCTCCTTGAAGGCTGGGCCAGTCTCATTCCCCAGGGCTCCCTCCAGCTCTCAGGGCAGTACCTGGCACATGGCCAGGAATGCAGTAACACGtgctggagggcttcccagagctTATCTCATCCACTCCCCTGCCTCCGTGCTGACCCATCCCACTCAAGCAACTGCACAGCTCTGCAACTGAGTGGCTGGGTCACCTTGGGAATTTACATGACATCTTGGAGCCTTTGTTTTCTTACTTATAAAGGGGGCATAAATGGCCCCAGCTCTCGAGGTTGCTGAGAACTCTGTACTTGTAAAGGCACATTGTTCAGTGAATGGCCCCCTGTAGCTGTCACCGCACTGACACACCATGGGGAATGGGCTGAGCTTCTTCTCACTCCTCACCTCTTTCCCTCCAGCTGTGGTTGTCACCCATTCCTTCTAATCCTGTCCTCAGTGGGCATGTGGATTCACCTTCATGAACCCCCACTGCTGGCCAGGGGCAGCCCCCGGAGGTGGGGGAGAAGGCCCCAGGAGAGGAGGCCTTTTTCATTTGGCTGGAGGCTTCCCCCCAGAGAAGGGCTAGGACACCCACCCTTTCTAAGACACCCACAGTCCCTGGGGAGCCTGTCTCCAGAGcagaagtgacagaggagagggaagagccTGGCTGAGGCCTGGCCCTCTGGAATGGGAAGAGGAGACCAGGTGGGAAGCCCTGAAGCCATGGAATTCCCCCGTGAGTATCCTTGTCGTCTCCATGAGGCTTCATGGTTTACgagcccctctctctccctctgggtTCTCCCCATGTCCCAAAAGGGAGACAGCCTGATGTCACCCTCATTTCACCGAGGGGGACATTcagcccccgcccctcccacccTGCCAGGCTCGACAGACTTCTGCTCTACGGCCCTCCCCGGGcgtccccgatggctcagtgggcgaagaatccgcctgcaacgcagaagacacaggagatgcaggttcgatccccgggttgaaggaaatggcaacccaccccagtattcctgcctgggagaatcctatggacaggggagcctggtgggctgcagtccacgggcgcACCAAGAGTTGgaacgactcagcaactaagcacacacagaaatTATGCTTCGATGCGGATTCTACGGGCCCTGAGGTTACTCTCTGAGTGTAGAGAGGCCACACTCAGGCCCGCCTTCCTGGTCACGGAGCGGCCACCCGGAGGCGCTGTCCCAGTCCCCACGGAAGAGGAGGGAGCAGGGACCCCAACAGGGAGGCTCACAGGGCTCACACAGCAGCTCTGCGGTCGGAAGAACATTGTCACTAGGGGGATCACTGGGGGCCCCCCCCCTGCCACTCCAGGTCCGCCATCCACTCACCAGTAGTACAGGCCGCTGGGCACCACCAGGAGCAGGGCTGCCCCTGGCATTGAGCTCTCAGCTTTGGTGGGAGTAAAGCAGCCGCTGAAGTACATGAAGAGGATGAGGAAGAAGGGGATGTACCTGCAATAGGGAAGCCGGTGCTCAGCCGCTTGGCCGCCCGGCCGACCAGCCCCCCCTCCCGACCGTCCTAGGACTGTCTACCTGTACCACCCTGTGCGGTCTCACTTTGTTTGGGTGAGGGCACTCCCAGCCTCTCCCGGGCAGGGGGTCTAGGAAGGAAGATGAGGCCTGCAGATCCGAGCcatgggcagggggctgggggcgaCCTCCTCCCACACTGTCCCAGCCACCTCACTCACTCCCCGTGTGTGCGCatgtctctctcactctctctgccCCACACACTCACCCCAAGAccagcagcccccagcccctcactGCCCTGGGAAAGGGTGCACCCAGCAGGGTTGAGGGGGGAGAGGCCCAAGGTCCCAGTCTGGGGAGAAAaaaggggtgaggggaggaacAGCACCTGCTGGGGGCCTCCCAGGAGCTCTGTGAAGCTCCTTCACTCACACTCAGCCCCCAGCCTCACCCCCTTCCACTCAAAGCTCACCCAAGTaccaccctccctcctctccacacacacacgctgctCCCCACACGCCTGTGCCAGCTCGCACAACACGCCCTTTCTGTTCCCACCCCCACTCATCTCCTTCCCCACCTTCCCCTCAGTGGCCCCCACACCCTCCGAGTCCTGCCCTTTCATTTCACCAGGCCCCTGTTcatctctcctcctcccttccccagccttCCATGGGAAGGGTCTCCTGGCACAGGCCAGGGAGAACTGGCAAGAGGCCTGTGTGTGCAAGGACACCCTGACTTTCTAGGCCCCGAAAGACAACGTAGGGCCCGCGTGACACGAGTGAGCCCACATCACTCGGGAGTGGGGCCACCCACGTCCAGGGGTGGCTCTGGCACTAGCTGTCAGCCCACGGGCAAAGCCCCTCCCATCGGCCTCAGCTTATCCTGGGATAAAGTGGGCTCTGGAACAGACGACTGCCTGCAGCTCGgcccgcatctcctgtggctgAGCCCGCATTTGTGAGGTTTCCCCCACTGGGGGGtgaaggggtgggaggaaggagctCCAAGGGGAGTTCGGAGGAGGCGGCGGCACTAAGAGCACCCTACTCCCACCTCGCCCGCAGCCTGGTTCAGCCGGCCCCCCtcagctccctccctgcctctgggtCCTCATCCTCATCCCCAGGGTGGGGGGAGCTGTTTACCAGCGCTGCAGCCCCGGCCCTGGGAGGACAGGCGCTCGCTGCCCTCTAGTGGCCGCCGCGGACACTGCGGGCCGGTGGGCAAGGAAGGCGGCGAGGCGGGAGCCAGAGGAGCGACGGCGCCCCCTGCTGGGGAAGAGCACGCCATTCCAGCGGCTGGGCGGGACACTTGCAGACCCCAGGGCCCCTTGTTCAGCGTCACTATGGCCAGCGGCAGAGCTGGCCGGGGCCATGGGCCCCATCACTCACCACATGGAGTGGCCCAGGTACTCATCGTAGTAGTAGAGCAGCTCAAAGGAGTCGATCTGGGGGGCAGCAGACGCCAGGCGGGGGGCAGAGAGGGTGGGGCTTCAGGAAGGGTGTCGGGCTGCGCAGCCCCCCGCTACCCTCGCCCTGCCTGCCCATGCCTCCCTTaactgcccccagtccctccctatGGGGAGGAGGGGATCTGGGTGGGGGCATCCTGGCTGGGGGTtgacggggggtgggggggccgacCTGCTCTCTCTGGGGCACCTGTGATGGGTCGGCAATGTCTTTGGCCTCTAGGACAGACCGCACAGCAGAGGTGGGGGCTCACCAGCGTTTCTGGCTTGAGATTCTTGATGATGGGGTTCTCACGGACCGACAGATGGTTCTGGTAGCCACTGAAGATCAGGCGGTGGTTCACTGAGTCGCCCACCAGGTGGATGCTGGCCCCCATGATGAAGGTGATGATGCTAACGTAGATCAGGGAGCGTGGCAAGGTGCGGGGGCACCGCTCGATGAGCTGAGGTCAGAGGGAGGCCCCACAGCATGACCCCCGACACCATCACCACCGGAGACGCCCTCTGCTTGCCCCCTCACACCCGGAGTGGGATGGGTGCCACCAGCCGGAAAGCCTCTCTCACGCGGGTTCCCTTTAGGGGAGTCAGTCCAGCCTCCATCATCTTACACGATCCTTGTGAACCCAGCAGGTGCTGGGGAAGAGCACCCTTGCTGGAGATGACAGCCAGGCCTTCCACAGAGGCAAGCCAGGCCCTGACCTTCCACCACCcctaattctacttctgggtgaCTGGGCTGGACTGTTGAGGCTGGGCTGCTCCCACTTCTGAGCAACTGAGCCACGCAAACAAAAATGTGGGGCAGATGTTTCTGAAACTAAGTTATTTAACTAAAGACCCCTTCGAATTCAGATTACACCTTCCCtactttgaaagaaagaaaatgaagtcactcagctgtgtccgactctttatgaccccatggactgtagcctaccaggctcttccatccatgcgattttccaggcaagaatactggagtgggttgccatttcctcctccaggagatgttcccgacccagggactgaacccaggtctcccgcattataggcagacgctttaccgtctgagccaccaaggaagttcggAAATGTCTCTAAAAACACAAGGATGGGGATAGTAAACAGCAGTAGTTTTAAGAGCCTTTACTTGGCAAAATGCAAAGCCAGCAGAGCAGAGAGCCCTCTAGGAGACATCTCTCTGTTCCCAGTGGCGCCTCAAAGTCAGGGCTCTCGGTCCGAAGGAGAGAGTTCACCCTCCATTGCTGCCCTTCCTGCCTCCGGCCCCCACCTGCCTGCCCAACTGGTCCCTGACCTCTTCCTGAGCAAGCCAGCCACTCCTTCCGCCTCAGCCTCCCCAAACATGGCTCCTCAAGCCCGGCCTTCTTTTCAGATACTCCCGCCTGAAGGTCTCTCCCAGTTCACCCCCAGGCACATCAGGTGGAGGCCCAAATCACATGCCCCTCCCTGGGGAAGCCTGCTCCATCCCTCCCAGGCAGAGGCagccctgcctcccctggggcccTCAGGCCCTTGACACATCCCCTCTGTCATAGCCTTCGGCCCCCAGAGTCAGGCAAGGGGACGGCCTGATTCAGGGCACTCCCAGGGCTGAGCGGCAGGGCAGAGAAAGGAAcgagggcagggagggagaggaggggcctgGGGTAGTACCTTGAGCAGGAGGAAGGGCGTGATGATGTTGTAGGCCATGTGGAAGTAGTCCCCCACGCTGGGCTTGTTGAGCGGAaaccactcgagagggaacaccaGCTGGGGGGCAAGTGGAGAATGCAGTTTACAAGGCCTGACCCACGCGGCCCTCAGAGCTGCCTCTGCGCCCACTGTGCGCTGTCTGTGATCTCCTGGGATCCTCCTGGCAGCACCGGGGTGAAGGTGTCTCCAGACAAACTGAGTCCCGGAGAAGGTAGACGTGTCCCCAGTCACACAGCAGGTGCAAACCCAGAGTCTGATCCTGTGTCCCTCTTCCTGTGGATACTAAGTAAAGGTCCCTTGGTACCCACCAGCCTGGGAGTTGGAAGATCCTTTGGGACTCAAGCATGCCAAAAACTTTCTGGGTGACCCCAGGGCAagttcttcccttcttcctgcctcagtttccccatctgtaacacGGAATGTGGCCCAGATGGTCTACATGGACCCTTAGTGATCTGGCTCCTTAGAATGATGACAAGAAGTGCTGACCACCCAGGTGTGAAAAACGCTCTGTCCACTGAGCAGATGGACCACTTCCAAATCAGGTCGGAACTATACCTTCTgcaacaaaggagaaaataagtgAGTTCTAAACGCAGTTTCAGTGCTTCCTTTCCTACCTTCCCTGAGACAGGCCGGGGCCATTCCTCTGTCTGGACTTCCCATGTTCTTCCTACTGGTCTACCCCAGTGAGTCCAGCCTTGTTGGGGTTAGTGTGACAACACCTATACAAGATCACAACACTTCCAATCCCTACTCTGCCAAACT comes from the Budorcas taxicolor isolate Tak-1 chromosome 10, Takin1.1, whole genome shotgun sequence genome and includes:
- the CLN6 gene encoding ceroid-lipofuscinosis neuronal protein 6 codes for the protein MFAFAAFGQRNLFAATGSGAKGLAGRLAMEAAARRRHPGAAGGSGAQPGASFLQARHSSVKADEAAGTAPFHLDLWFYFTLQNWVLDFGRPIAMLVFPLEWFPLNKPSVGDYFHMAYNIITPFLLLKLIERCPRTLPRSLIYVSIITFIMGASIHLVGDSVNHRLIFSGYQNHLSVRENPIIKNLKPETLIDSFELLYYYDEYLGHSMWYIPFFLILFMYFSGCFTPTKAESSMPGAALLLVVPSGLYYWYLVTEGQIFILFIFTAFAMLALVLHQKRKRLFLDSNGLFLFYSFALALLLVALWVAWLWNDPVLRKKYPGVIYAPEPWAFYTLHASSQY